The Gracilimonas sp. genome includes a region encoding these proteins:
- a CDS encoding alpha/beta hydrolase, with product MNKLVIFIVGVVFGIYEAQAQAQAQAQQNIAGAWKGAINIQGQKLGVIFNIDGEPGQFSGTLDIPMQGAIDLPLTRAEQKADSVFLTFFTGQGEGKFVGTFSSNSLITGNYSQGPASFPFEIEKQYSSGEPEPGQGEDLIIQGNGVEIGGTLVYPDGATEVPLVILISGSSAQNRDSNIFEFKIFAEIAEHLEKQEIASFRYDDRQVGESTGNFMNTTLDMLAGDVEAIIDHLTKMENRGFSEVILLGHSQGGVVAGKAASENNRVDQVILMASTGVPLKDILRFQVKKGFGVGIHDDKDVEKEIALREDMMAAIRDGKGLEEAKKAYRKQYTFMLKNLPEEQKKGIPDIESFVEKQVQQLVEYYRTPQLQSLLFYDPAEDLAELKVPVLVLFGEKDTQVTEEINRSPITNALDKAGVEYEVKVLPDANHLFQKANTGQASEYPMLDKNFVNSFLETISSWVKKK from the coding sequence ATGAATAAATTAGTCATATTCATAGTAGGTGTAGTATTTGGTATTTACGAAGCCCAAGCCCAAGCCCAAGCCCAAGCCCAACAGAATATTGCCGGTGCATGGAAAGGTGCGATCAATATTCAGGGGCAGAAATTGGGTGTGATCTTCAATATTGATGGAGAGCCTGGTCAATTTTCAGGGACGCTGGATATTCCAATGCAGGGAGCTATAGACCTGCCATTAACGCGGGCAGAGCAGAAGGCAGACTCTGTTTTTCTAACTTTTTTTACCGGTCAGGGAGAGGGAAAGTTTGTTGGCACTTTTAGCTCCAATAGTCTGATTACCGGAAACTATTCTCAGGGACCTGCTTCTTTCCCGTTTGAAATCGAGAAGCAGTATTCTTCCGGTGAACCAGAACCCGGACAGGGAGAAGATTTAATCATTCAGGGCAATGGAGTAGAGATTGGGGGTACACTGGTTTATCCCGATGGAGCAACAGAAGTACCTTTGGTTATTTTGATTTCAGGAAGCAGTGCACAGAATCGGGATTCAAATATTTTTGAGTTTAAAATTTTTGCTGAGATAGCTGAGCACCTCGAAAAGCAGGAAATCGCAAGCTTTCGTTATGACGATAGGCAGGTAGGCGAATCAACAGGTAATTTTATGAATACTACCCTTGATATGCTGGCCGGGGATGTAGAAGCAATTATCGATCACCTGACAAAAATGGAAAACCGGGGTTTTAGCGAGGTTATCCTGCTGGGGCATAGTCAGGGTGGTGTGGTTGCCGGAAAAGCCGCTTCTGAAAATAACCGTGTTGATCAGGTTATTTTAATGGCTTCAACTGGAGTTCCGCTGAAAGATATTCTTCGTTTTCAGGTGAAGAAGGGTTTTGGAGTGGGTATACATGACGATAAAGATGTCGAAAAAGAAATAGCGCTGCGGGAAGACATGATGGCGGCAATAAGGGATGGTAAAGGATTAGAGGAAGCAAAGAAGGCCTATCGAAAGCAGTACACGTTTATGCTGAAGAATCTGCCTGAAGAGCAGAAAAAAGGTATACCCGATATTGAATCCTTTGTCGAAAAACAGGTGCAGCAACTTGTTGAGTATTACAGGACTCCACAGTTGCAGTCGCTGTTATTTTATGATCCGGCTGAAGATTTAGCAGAGTTGAAGGTTCCGGTTTTGGTGCTTTTTGGGGAAAAGGATACTCAGGTAACGGAAGAAATCAATCGGTCTCCAATTACCAATGCTCTGGATAAAGCAGGGGTCGAATATGAAGTAAAAGTACTTCCTGATGCCAATCACTTATTTCAAAAAGCAAATACAGGACAGGCTTCAGAATATCCCATGTTGGACAAAAATTTTGTGAATAGTTTCCTGGAAACGATCTCTAGTTGGGTTAAAAAAAAGTAG
- a CDS encoding SdpI family protein: MNITNILKKEWPVILLLLAPFAVSLLLSDQVPDTVPTHFNLQGEADDYGPKWVILYMLPAIGILLYAALLLLPRIDPKKRIEEAQKPIAAIRLITSLFMVGLYAMMILVVTGSDVSINSYVFIAVGLFFVGLGNYMNTVKPNYFIGIRTPWTLENPTVWKKTHRLGSKIWMVGGVLIIISDLIFSESLNAVVFGVTVGFMVIVPLLYSYFEFKKIESTGENA, translated from the coding sequence ATGAATATCACTAACATATTAAAGAAAGAATGGCCTGTTATCTTATTACTATTGGCGCCATTCGCAGTGTCTCTTTTACTTTCAGATCAGGTTCCCGACACGGTCCCAACGCACTTTAATCTTCAGGGCGAAGCAGATGATTACGGACCGAAATGGGTAATTCTTTATATGCTGCCTGCTATTGGTATTCTGCTTTATGCTGCGCTCCTGCTTCTACCCCGGATAGACCCAAAGAAAAGAATTGAAGAGGCGCAAAAGCCGATCGCTGCTATTCGTCTGATCACCTCACTTTTTATGGTGGGTTTATACGCAATGATGATACTGGTGGTAACCGGTTCGGATGTCAGTATCAATTCCTATGTATTCATAGCAGTGGGCCTTTTCTTTGTTGGATTGGGGAATTACATGAATACAGTGAAGCCTAATTATTTTATTGGTATCCGTACACCCTGGACGCTTGAAAATCCAACGGTTTGGAAAAAGACTCATCGTTTGGGTAGTAAAATCTGGATGGTAGGAGGAGTTCTCATTATTATTTCAGACCTGATTTTTTCCGAGTCGCTAAATGCCGTCGTATTTGGAGTAACGGTTGGTTTTATGGTGATTGTACCACTGCTTTATTCCTATTTCGAGTTTAAAAAAATAGAATCAACCGGAGAGAATGCATGA
- a CDS encoding autorepressor SdpR family transcription factor, with product MNTLFKALNDATRREILDMLKEKDLSAGEIAEAFDISRPSISHHLELLKQAGLVDTERRGQFIYYSLNTTGLEDATQWLFKLMNNK from the coding sequence ATGAATACATTATTCAAAGCGCTTAATGATGCTACCCGGAGAGAAATTCTGGATATGCTGAAAGAAAAAGACCTTTCGGCTGGAGAGATTGCGGAGGCTTTTGACATTTCAAGACCCAGTATTTCTCATCACCTTGAATTGCTTAAGCAAGCCGGATTGGTAGATACCGAGCGCAGGGGACAATTCATTTATTATTCACTTAACACCACCGGACTTGAAGATGCCACACAGTGGCTGTTCAAACTCATGAATAACAAATAA
- the lhgO gene encoding L-2-hydroxyglutarate oxidase, producing the protein MYDFTIVGAGIVGLSTAYKLSLKYPEAHILVLEKENRVAAHQTGKNSGVIHSGIYYKPGSYKAKNCVDGRHQLVDFCKKYDVAIDVCGKVIVATQESEVPKLKEIYERGLQNEIEGIELIDAARLKELEPHVNGVAAIHVPCAGIVDYAGMCRKLMVLLEERNGKVRFNSAVSNISNKGDKVEVEAGGEKVSTRFLINCAGLYSDHVAKFAGVHSPVKIVPFKGEYYELKPEAEYLVNNLIYPLPNPEFPFLGVHFTRMALGGIECGPNAVFAFKREGYKKLSFNLKETTETFNFPGFWKMAKEHWRMGLDEYKRSFSKKAFVKGLQKLIPEVREEYLEVSPAGIRAMALQPNGEILDDFYFEVADRQIHVLNAPSPAATAGLAIGDEIVKRVEDNFAVRELA; encoded by the coding sequence ATGTACGATTTTACTATTGTTGGAGCCGGAATTGTAGGGCTCTCCACGGCTTATAAATTATCCCTTAAATATCCTGAAGCACATATTCTTGTATTGGAAAAAGAGAATAGAGTAGCAGCACACCAAACAGGTAAAAATTCTGGAGTTATTCATTCGGGGATTTATTACAAACCTGGAAGTTATAAAGCCAAAAACTGTGTGGATGGTCGCCATCAACTGGTAGATTTTTGTAAAAAATATGATGTAGCTATAGATGTCTGCGGAAAGGTGATCGTAGCCACACAAGAAAGTGAAGTCCCAAAGCTCAAAGAGATATATGAACGCGGTCTTCAAAATGAAATCGAGGGGATTGAACTCATAGATGCTGCGCGGCTGAAAGAACTCGAGCCTCATGTGAATGGAGTGGCAGCCATCCATGTACCCTGTGCTGGTATTGTGGATTATGCCGGAATGTGTCGCAAGCTTATGGTGCTACTTGAGGAGCGAAATGGAAAAGTCCGGTTTAATAGCGCTGTTTCCAATATTTCCAACAAAGGTGACAAAGTGGAAGTGGAAGCCGGTGGGGAAAAAGTAAGTACCCGTTTTCTGATCAATTGCGCAGGCCTTTATTCTGATCATGTGGCAAAGTTTGCTGGAGTTCATTCTCCGGTTAAGATTGTTCCTTTTAAAGGCGAATACTATGAGCTTAAACCAGAGGCTGAGTATTTGGTTAATAATCTGATTTATCCGCTTCCAAATCCTGAGTTTCCATTTCTTGGGGTTCACTTTACCCGCATGGCTCTGGGAGGAATTGAATGTGGCCCAAATGCCGTGTTTGCTTTCAAGAGGGAGGGGTATAAAAAACTTTCATTCAACCTGAAGGAAACCACCGAAACCTTCAACTTTCCGGGGTTTTGGAAAATGGCAAAAGAGCACTGGCGGATGGGGCTTGATGAATATAAACGTTCTTTTTCCAAGAAAGCTTTTGTTAAAGGGTTGCAAAAACTAATACCCGAAGTGCGTGAAGAATATTTAGAAGTATCCCCAGCAGGAATCAGGGCTATGGCACTTCAGCCTAATGGAGAAATACTGGATGACTTCTATTTCGAAGTTGCAGACCGTCAGATCCATGTGCTAAACGCTCCAAGTCCGGCCGCAACGGCCGGGTTGGCCATCGGTGATGAAATCGTAAAGCGGGTAGAAGATAATTTCGCAGTAAGGGAATTAGCCTGA
- a CDS encoding RagB/SusD family nutrient uptake outer membrane protein, translating into MKQLIRTTFILTGLIFMSISCDLLEVDKVLDPNSPSTTGVLDNASPGELQDLVSGLESVHRNYNNANSDWWALTGTLSRELFYINTSDPTFAIDWLQLPARSLDAEENPAFFVDASGYEAPYGAIRQANLLIESIENTNTVTEAQKNGYLGFANTIKAYQFQFPLMHQYQKGIRVDVSFSEPLNPGGFLGYDQALAEIRTILGEGATQLGNAGNSFTFVLSDGFDGFDTPAAMLEVNRAIAARFALYADDWQGALDALDDSFMDLNAASEADLMVGPAHVFGGGNDIFNPYYYIPNASEEELVVPNPIHINEADAGDLRIDRMFELRDSAAVTAPGISGLSSAYQIGKYASSTADIPFIRNEELILIYAEANVQLGGATNLANAVTAINTIRGIWGVGPYTGTVDQASLIDEVLKQRRYSLWGEGHRWVDMRRYDRLDQIDTSIGGGRVPTEIGRPQAEIDWDDFSSENS; encoded by the coding sequence ATGAAACAACTAATAAGAACTACATTTATACTGACGGGATTGATTTTTATGTCAATTTCCTGTGATTTGTTAGAAGTGGATAAAGTACTCGACCCAAACAGTCCAAGTACCACGGGCGTGCTCGATAACGCCAGTCCGGGTGAACTTCAGGATCTGGTTTCAGGTCTTGAGTCAGTACACCGAAACTATAATAACGCTAATTCTGATTGGTGGGCCTTAACGGGTACATTAAGCAGAGAGCTTTTTTATATAAATACTTCAGATCCAACATTTGCTATTGATTGGTTGCAATTACCAGCAAGAAGTCTTGATGCAGAAGAAAATCCAGCTTTTTTTGTAGACGCAAGCGGATATGAAGCGCCTTACGGAGCTATCCGGCAGGCTAACCTGTTGATAGAATCTATCGAAAACACCAATACGGTTACTGAAGCTCAGAAAAACGGATACTTAGGCTTTGCCAATACAATCAAAGCGTATCAATTTCAGTTTCCCTTGATGCACCAGTATCAAAAAGGAATCAGAGTTGATGTTTCATTCTCAGAACCACTGAATCCGGGAGGATTCTTGGGGTACGATCAGGCTCTTGCTGAAATCCGGACCATACTAGGCGAAGGAGCTACTCAGCTTGGTAATGCGGGCAATAGTTTCACTTTTGTATTAAGTGATGGATTTGATGGTTTCGATACACCGGCGGCTATGCTTGAGGTCAATCGTGCGATTGCTGCGCGATTTGCTTTATATGCAGACGATTGGCAGGGAGCTCTTGATGCCCTTGATGATTCATTTATGGATCTGAATGCGGCATCTGAGGCCGACTTAATGGTGGGTCCTGCTCATGTCTTTGGAGGTGGTAATGATATATTTAACCCCTATTATTATATACCTAATGCGAGTGAAGAAGAGTTGGTGGTGCCCAATCCCATACACATCAATGAGGCTGACGCTGGAGATCTAAGAATCGACCGAATGTTCGAACTTAGAGACAGTGCAGCAGTTACAGCCCCGGGAATAAGTGGGTTATCTTCTGCTTATCAAATAGGTAAATATGCATCTTCGACAGCCGATATACCTTTTATACGTAATGAAGAGCTTATTCTGATTTATGCGGAGGCAAATGTACAGCTTGGTGGAGCAACTAATTTGGCTAATGCGGTTACGGCCATCAATACCATCCGTGGTATCTGGGGTGTTGGTCCTTATACAGGTACAGTAGACCAAGCTTCACTTATTGATGAAGTGCTCAAGCAGAGAAGATACTCTCTGTGGGGTGAAGGTCACCGATGGGTAGATATGCGCCGCTATGATCGTTTAGATCAAATAGACACCTCTATTGGAGGTGGGCGTGTTCCAACCGAAATCGGCCGTCCTCAAGCTGAAATAGACTGGGATGATTTCTCAAGCGAAAATAGCTAA